The genomic DNA TTTTAATCTCTCTATATCTTCATCTTTTCCTTCTATATTTTTCTCTACAAGAGTTTTTATAATAGGACCAACAGTTACTATTTGAGCCATTTCATCTGCTAAAGCCATATTTCCAACTATTGATAAAATTCCATTCCAAAACATAAGTTGACGTACATTTTGAGAAATTTTAATTAATAGTTTTGATAGAGGTTTAAAGGCATCCATTGATTTCATAATCCCACCAAATGCAGATACCCACATCATCATAACAATAACCCAACTTCCAGCTCCTGAAAATCCTTTCATTATAAGATCATTTAAAAAGCTAGTAGTATTTCCAACTGTTCCTGCAATTTTACCAAAGATAAAAGAAGATATTATTCCAATAAAAAGACAAATAAATGTTTGATATCCTCTAAAAGCTGCAATTAAAACCAATATTAATGGAATTACCATATAATAAGGAACACCTGTTTTTACTTGATTTAGTAAAATCATAGCTGAATCACCTTTTTCAGCTAATTTCTCCCAAACATCAGCGGGGATTTTAGCTATAGCTTCGCTTCCATTACCTGTAACTGATGGTAACTTCATCATAAATCCAGCAACAGCAAAAGCTATAATTCCACTTAATAATACCAATGCCGACCATACTCCCTGGTGTCTTACCCTTTTTATAACTTCTACTCCTTGTATCCCCGAACTAACAATTGTTGTATCTGATATCAAACCAATATTATCTCCAAAACATGCTCCTCCAGCTATTGCACCAATTGTTAAATAAATATTTCCATCTACTAAATGATTAAGCCATAAAAATATTGGAGCACACGCTGCAAATGTTCCCCAACTAGTTCCTGTAGCTATTGATAAAAGAGAAGTAACTACAACTCCTACTACTGCTACTGTTCTTCCTGTAATTCCTATTTTTAACGCTATATTAATAATTGACGCTCCCACTCCTGTAGACATAAACACTTCTGCCATTGCATATGCCATCATTAAAATAAAAAGTGCCACAATTATTGATTTTACATTTGA from Fusobacterium hominis includes the following:
- a CDS encoding Na+/H+ antiporter NhaC family protein, with the protein product MIELIKLLPVFILAALMVGGYDALIAAPLATVVAALIAIVLDKKSFDEVLESALSNVKSIIVALFILMMAYAMAEVFMSTGVGASIINIALKIGITGRTVAVVGVVVTSLLSIATGTSWGTFAACAPIFLWLNHLVDGNIYLTIGAIAGGACFGDNIGLISDTTIVSSGIQGVEVIKRVRHQGVWSALVLLSGIIAFAVAGFMMKLPSVTGNGSEAIAKIPADVWEKLAEKGDSAMILLNQVKTGVPYYMVIPLILVLIAAFRGYQTFICLFIGIISSFIFGKIAGTVGNTTSFLNDLIMKGFSGAGSWVIVMMMWVSAFGGIMKSMDAFKPLSKLLIKISQNVRQLMFWNGILSIVGNMALADEMAQIVTVGPIIKTLVEKNIEGKDEDIERLKLRNATFSDAMGVFGSQLIPWHVYIGFYLGIATTVYPLIDFTAGDIIKYNFVAYIAVISILLLTLTGFDRFIPNFSLPSEPTVKLKK